TATACACATTTGCTTCGGTCGCTTTGGAAAGGTTCGAAGTACGACAGCAAATTGCGTGAGTTGTCTCCAGAAGAATTTGAGGAATTTAACAAACGGGCAGAACACATTGAGGAAAGCGACGAGGTGGAGTGACATGATTCAATTTGACCGAATCGAAAATGACCGGGTGTATCTAGGATTTACGCTGATGGAATTGGATGCGATTCTTTTGGTGTTGGAAAAACAGCAGCCTGACGGGGAAATAACAAATCGACTGGATGCATTAGCGATGGTTTTTCACCAAAAGCAAGCAGAGGAAAAGAGTAGATGAGATGAGAATAAGAGAATACCAAACACGGTATCAAACGATTTTAAGTATGACGTCAACCGATATTGAAAGAGCACAAATGATTTTGGGGTTGTTAGAAGACATTGAACGGTCAATCAATCGTTCGATTTATAACAACGCGATGATGAAAGAAGAACAAGAAGAACTAAGAACTTTTTACCGAAAAGTTTTGCAAAACTTTGAGGGCATTGAAAATGAGGTGAAAAAATGTCAGTAGAAAACGACAACAATACACTTTCTGGTTTTCATTTGAAAAATAAAAAAGGGGAACCGTTGAAGGTATATCCAAAGTCATATAATTGGCATATTCCTAAGATGAGGCGCCAGTTAAATATTCAACCGGGCGACATTGTTGGAGTTGGCAAAGCAAAAAAACCATTTTTAGTGACACATGTTTTTCGAGAAGAGTTTGAAGAGACGGGAAAACGATACAAACGTGTCACGGATTTGTATGAACGAGCGCCTGAAAAGGAGTAGCTAGGGCTACTTCTTTTTTATTTGGAATTTCCTTGTTTTTAGGGTGGAGGTTTTGGC
The Planococcus sp. MSAK28401 DNA segment above includes these coding regions:
- a CDS encoding DUF5839 family protein, which gives rise to MSVENDNNTLSGFHLKNKKGEPLKVYPKSYNWHIPKMRRQLNIQPGDIVGVGKAKKPFLVTHVFREEFEETGKRYKRVTDLYERAPEKE